A stretch of the Mycoplasmoides genitalium G37 genome encodes the following:
- a CDS encoding cation-translocating P-type ATPase codes for MNSWTGLSEQAAIKSRQEHGANFLPEKKATPFWLLFLQQFKSLVVILLLLASLLSFVVAIVSGLRSNWNFNHDLIIEWVQPFIILLTVFANSLIGSIQEFKAQKSASALKSLTKSFTRVFRNGELISINVSEVVVGDIIFVDAGDIIPADGKLLQVNNLRCLESFLTGESTPVDKTIDSNEKATILEQTNLVFSGAQVVYGSGVFQVEAVGIKTQVGKIAKTVDDSVTKLSPLQQKLEKIGKWFSWFGLGLFAVVFLVQTALLGFDNFTNNWSIALIGAIALVVAIIPEGLVTFINVIFALSVQKLTKQKAIIKYLSVIETLGSVQIICTDKTGTLTQNQMKVVDHFCFNSTTQTDLARALCLCNNASISKDANKTGDPTEIALLEWKDRSQLDLKTYYRVYEKAFDSIRKLMTVVVQKDNRFIVIVKGAPDVLLPLCNNVQNEVKNIENLLDQSAGQGLRTLAVALKVLYKFDQNDQKQIDELENNLEFLGFVSLQDPPRKESKEAILACKKANITPIMITGDHLKTATVIAKELGILTLDNQAVLGSELDEKKILDYRVFARVTPQQKLAIVSAWKEAGFTVSVTGDGVNDAPALIKSDVGCCMGITGVDIAKDASDLIISDDNFATIVNGIEEGRKTFLTCKRVLLNLFLTSIAGTVVVLLGLFILGQVFKTNLLQQGHDFQVFSPTQLLIINLFVHGFPAVALAVQPVKEKLMVGSFSTKNLFYNRQGFDLIWQSLFLSFLTLLFYSLGIIYAINNRDLQTSGDLINRAGSTCGFFILGASAALNSLNLMVDKPLLMTNPWFFKLVWIGSLASILVFLLIIFINPLGLVFNVLQDLTNHPVLISYSFGGVILYMGMNEVVKLIRLGYGNI; via the coding sequence AGGACTTAGTGAACAAGCGGCAATTAAAAGTCGTCAAGAACATGGTGCTAATTTTCTTCCTGAGAAAAAAGCTACCCCTTTTTGGTTGTTATTTCTTCAACAATTTAAAAGTTTAGTTGTTATTCTTTTACTGCTAGCTAGCTTGTTATCGTTTGTAGTTGCTATTGTCAGTGGTTTGAGAAGTAACTGAAACTTTAACCATGATCTGATTATTGAATGGGTTCAACCTTTTATTATCTTATTAACTGTTTTTGCCAATTCACTAATTGGTTCTATCCAGGAATTTAAAGCCCAGAAATCTGCTAGTGCTTTAAAGTCCTTGACAAAGTCTTTCACAAGGGTTTTTAGGAATGGTGAATTAATTAGCATTAATGTTAGTGAAGTTGTTGTAGGAGATATTATTTTTGTTGATGCAGGAGATATTATCCCTGCTGATGGCAAATTACTACAGGTTAATAACTTACGTTGTTTGGAAAGCTTTTTAACTGGTGAATCAACTCCAGTTGATAAGACTATTGATAGCAATGAAAAAGCTACTATTCTTGAACAGACAAACTTAGTTTTTTCAGGGGCACAAGTAGTTTATGGTAGTGGCGTTTTTCAAGTGGAAGCAGTTGGGATTAAAACCCAAGTTGGAAAAATTGCTAAAACTGTTGATGATAGTGTAACTAAACTCTCACCCTTACAACAAAAACTAGAGAAGATAGGAAAGTGATTTAGTTGGTTTGGGCTTGGTCTTTTTGCTGTAGTTTTTCTTGTCCAAACTGCTTTATTAGGATTTGATAATTTCACTAATAACTGATCAATAGCTTTAATTGGTGCTATTGCGCTTGTTGTTGCAATTATCCCTGAAGGGCTTGTTACTTTTATTAATGTGATCTTTGCATTAAGTGTGCAGAAACTAACTAAGCAAAAAGCCATTATTAAGTATTTATCAGTAATTGAAACACTTGGATCAGTACAAATTATCTGTACTGATAAAACTGGTACTTTAACCCAAAACCAGATGAAAGTTGTCGATCACTTCTGTTTTAATTCAACAACCCAAACTGATCTAGCAAGAGCATTGTGCTTGTGTAATAATGCTTCTATTTCCAAAGATGCTAATAAAACAGGTGATCCTACTGAAATTGCTCTCTTGGAATGAAAAGATCGCAGTCAATTAGATTTAAAAACCTATTACAGGGTTTATGAAAAAGCCTTTGATTCAATCAGAAAACTTATGACAGTTGTTGTTCAAAAAGACAACCGCTTCATTGTGATTGTTAAAGGTGCTCCTGATGTGTTATTACCATTATGTAATAACGTTCAAAATGAAGTAAAGAACATTGAAAACTTACTTGATCAAAGTGCTGGTCAAGGCTTGCGTACCTTAGCAGTTGCTTTAAAGGTTTTATATAAGTTTGATCAAAACGATCAGAAGCAAATTGATGAACTTGAAAACAACCTTGAATTCCTTGGGTTTGTTAGTTTACAAGACCCACCAAGAAAAGAAAGTAAGGAAGCGATTTTAGCGTGCAAGAAAGCTAATATAACCCCAATAATGATTACAGGGGATCATCTTAAAACTGCAACTGTAATTGCTAAAGAGTTAGGCATTTTAACTTTAGATAATCAAGCAGTTTTAGGTAGCGAACTAGATGAAAAGAAGATCTTGGATTACAGGGTATTTGCTAGAGTAACTCCCCAACAAAAATTAGCCATTGTTAGTGCTTGAAAAGAAGCGGGATTTACAGTTAGTGTTACTGGTGATGGGGTGAATGACGCACCTGCATTAATCAAGAGTGATGTAGGGTGTTGTATGGGGATTACTGGGGTTGATATTGCAAAAGATGCTAGTGATCTGATTATTAGTGATGATAATTTCGCTACTATAGTAAATGGTATTGAGGAGGGTAGAAAAACTTTTTTAACTTGTAAACGAGTTTTATTAAACCTGTTTTTAACTTCAATTGCAGGAACAGTTGTAGTTTTATTAGGACTATTCATCTTAGGACAAGTTTTTAAAACTAATTTATTACAACAAGGTCATGACTTTCAGGTGTTTAGTCCTACCCAACTGCTAATTATTAACTTGTTTGTTCATGGTTTTCCTGCTGTTGCATTAGCAGTACAACCTGTTAAAGAAAAATTGATGGTAGGTAGTTTTTCTACTAAAAATCTGTTTTACAACCGCCAGGGATTTGATTTAATCTGACAATCACTATTCTTAAGCTTTTTAACTTTATTGTTCTATAGCTTAGGAATTATATATGCAATTAATAACCGTGATTTACAAACTAGCGGGGATCTAATTAATCGTGCTGGATCAACGTGCGGTTTTTTTATTTTGGGTGCTAGTGCTGCTTTAAACTCATTAAACCTAATGGTAGATAAACCATTGCTTATGACAAACCCTTGGTTTTTTAAGTTAGTTTGAATAGGTTCACTTGCTTCTATACTGGTATTTTTATTGATCATCTTTATCAACCCTTTAGGGTTAGTGTTTAATGTCTTGCAAGATTTAACTAATCACCCAGTTTTAATAAGCTATAGTTTTGGGGGAGTTATTTTGTATATGGGGATGAATGAAGTTGTTAAACTTATTAGATTAGGTTATGGCAATATTTAA